One genomic region from Chthonomonas calidirosea T49 encodes:
- a CDS encoding DUF499 domain-containing protein — protein sequence MEAWYKVATPREEVREGRSFNPDEFAIALEQVVAGTAPEDYRDPAQFFARTYFTRALREHVGMVLRRLSGRTDNTAPVLTLITQFGGGKTHTLTTLYHLVTSGERAASYPGVGDLLRESGLTSVPKARVGVFVGNAWDPQEGRETPWIDLARQLAGHKGVAALGTSARTVPPGTESLARVFQAAEAPVLILFDEVLNFLNRHRGMAEAFHAFIQNLTVAMTGTTHGAAVISLPRSQVEMTDWDMLWQDRITKVVRRVSKDLIVNDETAISEVVRRRLFEHLGNENVRKNVARAFADWCFERRAQLPREWTAVDTVASEAKAKEILRGRFEACYPFHPATLSVFQRKWQALPQYQQTRGTLAMLAQWIAWAYRDGFTTARREPLITLGSAPLHDMGFRSTIFGQLGESRLAAAIEADIAGQHSHARALDADTQGLLRDIHRRVGTAILFESSGGQTDKVAHLPELRFALGEPGIDTTSVDNAAFALEAQSYFIRRMGSDGFKISYQPTLKKVVNDRRASLDEEEEIKPAIRKFVESEFRRGASIPLVLFPRDGAEVPDSPRLTLIVTDPEAEWNGKNAFREQIAEWTKYRGKLPRLYPGALVWCIKKPGRELRERVELWLAWKKVAQELANGTLGGEFDRAERDDIHLKVKDAEEAARNEVWGGYRFVVIADYEENDGLKVFDLGSGYSSNNETLCSRVIDALKSAGELNFSFEAGYLDRKWPPALKEAGAWPLASLRQSFLNGSLTRLPDPDTTLRTKIVEFVERGDFGLAFGQRPDGTYERVWFQERISPDEVAFEPDVFLLTKTKAQSLTSEVSLTASLVLEPQAAPPKDSLKDSLKDSLTDRPDVSIAAKPSMEIAPEVKTKTLRLVGALPPEVWSRFGVKVLPKLQPGSELKLRIDLSVKVSRDLADSLLSELRQTLADLALADTVEIQESDL from the coding sequence ATGGAAGCTTGGTATAAAGTTGCCACACCGCGAGAGGAAGTTCGGGAAGGAAGATCCTTCAACCCAGATGAGTTTGCCATTGCCCTGGAACAGGTCGTGGCCGGCACGGCGCCCGAAGACTATCGGGATCCTGCGCAGTTCTTCGCACGCACCTACTTCACGCGCGCGCTGCGCGAGCATGTGGGCATGGTCTTGCGCAGGCTATCGGGCCGAACCGACAACACGGCGCCGGTGTTGACCTTGATCACCCAGTTCGGCGGCGGCAAGACCCACACGCTAACCACTCTCTACCACCTTGTCACGAGCGGCGAGAGGGCCGCCAGCTACCCAGGGGTTGGTGACCTCTTACGCGAATCGGGCCTCACGTCGGTTCCGAAGGCGCGAGTGGGCGTCTTCGTGGGAAACGCCTGGGACCCACAGGAAGGCCGGGAGACCCCGTGGATCGACCTTGCCCGCCAGCTCGCGGGCCACAAGGGCGTCGCAGCGCTTGGGACTTCCGCAAGGACGGTCCCGCCGGGAACCGAATCCCTCGCGCGCGTCTTCCAGGCGGCCGAGGCGCCGGTGCTCATCCTCTTCGACGAGGTGCTGAACTTCCTCAACCGGCATCGCGGCATGGCGGAAGCCTTCCATGCCTTCATTCAGAATCTCACCGTGGCTATGACGGGAACAACCCACGGCGCGGCGGTGATCAGCCTCCCGCGCAGTCAGGTCGAGATGACCGACTGGGACATGCTGTGGCAGGACAGGATCACCAAGGTGGTTCGCCGCGTGTCCAAAGACCTCATCGTCAACGACGAGACGGCGATCAGCGAGGTCGTCCGGCGGCGGCTCTTCGAGCACCTGGGAAACGAGAACGTGCGGAAGAACGTGGCGAGGGCCTTCGCCGACTGGTGCTTCGAGCGACGGGCGCAACTCCCGCGGGAGTGGACGGCTGTGGACACCGTGGCGTCGGAAGCCAAGGCGAAGGAGATACTCCGCGGGCGGTTTGAGGCGTGCTATCCCTTTCACCCTGCCACCCTCTCGGTCTTTCAGCGGAAGTGGCAAGCTCTCCCGCAGTATCAGCAGACGCGTGGAACGCTGGCGATGCTGGCTCAGTGGATCGCTTGGGCGTATCGCGACGGCTTCACGACGGCTCGGCGAGAACCGCTGATCACGCTTGGGTCGGCTCCACTTCACGACATGGGGTTTCGCAGCACGATCTTCGGTCAACTGGGAGAATCTCGGCTTGCCGCGGCCATCGAGGCGGACATCGCCGGGCAGCATTCGCATGCGCGGGCGCTAGACGCCGACACGCAAGGGCTGCTGCGCGACATCCACCGCCGGGTGGGAACGGCGATCCTCTTCGAATCCTCAGGCGGGCAGACGGATAAGGTGGCTCATTTGCCGGAGCTGCGCTTCGCCCTCGGCGAGCCAGGCATTGACACGACGTCTGTGGACAATGCGGCCTTTGCCCTGGAAGCCCAGTCCTACTTCATCCGCCGAATGGGCTCGGACGGGTTCAAGATCAGCTACCAGCCCACGCTGAAGAAGGTGGTCAACGACCGGCGCGCCTCTCTGGATGAAGAGGAAGAGATCAAACCCGCCATTCGCAAGTTCGTCGAGAGCGAGTTCCGCCGTGGGGCGAGCATTCCCTTGGTTCTATTCCCTCGCGATGGGGCCGAGGTTCCCGACTCACCTAGGCTCACGCTTATTGTCACCGATCCGGAGGCGGAGTGGAACGGAAAGAACGCGTTTCGAGAGCAGATCGCCGAATGGACGAAATACAGGGGCAAGCTGCCGCGCCTCTACCCTGGAGCGCTGGTGTGGTGTATCAAAAAGCCAGGCCGTGAGCTGCGAGAGAGGGTCGAGCTGTGGCTTGCGTGGAAGAAGGTCGCCCAGGAGTTGGCCAACGGCACGCTTGGCGGGGAGTTCGACCGAGCGGAGCGGGACGATATCCACTTGAAGGTGAAGGATGCCGAAGAGGCCGCCAGGAACGAGGTCTGGGGAGGCTATCGGTTCGTAGTGATCGCCGACTACGAGGAGAACGATGGCCTCAAGGTGTTCGACCTCGGATCCGGTTACTCCAGCAACAATGAGACCTTGTGCAGCCGAGTCATCGACGCCCTCAAGTCGGCTGGGGAGCTCAACTTTTCATTCGAAGCAGGATATCTCGATCGGAAGTGGCCGCCCGCGCTCAAGGAAGCGGGAGCATGGCCGCTCGCTAGCTTACGGCAGAGCTTCCTCAACGGCTCGCTTACACGCTTGCCCGATCCCGACACGACCCTACGCACGAAGATCGTTGAGTTCGTGGAGAGGGGCGACTTCGGCCTCGCTTTTGGGCAGAGACCCGATGGAACCTACGAGCGAGTCTGGTTTCAGGAGCGGATTTCACCCGACGAAGTGGCTTTCGAGCCGGATGTGTTCCTCCTCACTAAAACCAAAGCGCAGTCGTTGACGTCGGAGGTTTCGCTAACGGCCTCCCTTGTGCTGGAACCGCAGGCAGCCCCTCCTAAAGACAGTCTTAAAGACAGTCTTAAAGACAGTCTTACAGACCGTCCAGACGTCAGCATCGCGGCCAAGCCGAGCATGGAGATTGCCCCGGAGGTTAAGACGAAAACCCTGCGTCTGGTGGGTGCCCTTCCGCCCGAAGTGTGGAGCCGTTTCGGGGTGAAGGTCTTGCCGAAGCTTCAGCCGGGCTCCGAGCTCAAGCTCCGCATTGACCTCTCCGTAAAGGTCAGCCGCGACCTAGCGGACAGCTTGTTGTCGGAGCTGCGGCAGACCCTCGCCGATCTCGCCCTGGCGGACACGGTGGAAATCCAAGAGTCTGACCTGTAG
- a CDS encoding copper amine oxidase N-terminal domain-containing protein: MKNSFAANLFQKGLLCGVLAVGLAGLAPALADSGGRVVLPANSVIPVKLNTTLSSATAVKGDLFTATVVTDNGVDYGLPPGTRIDGYVDDVRRHEGNQPGMLALSFRRIRLPDGRTYLIDGALIGLDNKSVEKTSDGRLIATPGHTDKRWTYVGYGAGAGLLVGLLTKHTFEDLLIGGGLGYLFGSLQKSHATARDVVLKSGTELGVRLDREVALNMDEQSGYRFHEEGDSRARPAVEREVTPITNTSHTYTSAANIGVLIGNRNVDFTSNATPVRDGKAILVPVRPVLEAAGIPFKFDGRVLHVDATGRTVSLAVGSRVAIVNDGERKLLEAPAQVLNGTLYVPMRFFESVTGQPVQYDSASQTVIIQTSSTSDMSDTGN; this comes from the coding sequence ATGAAAAACAGTTTTGCGGCAAACCTATTTCAGAAAGGGTTGCTCTGCGGGGTTCTGGCGGTTGGGCTTGCCGGTTTGGCGCCGGCTCTGGCCGATTCGGGCGGTCGCGTGGTGCTGCCCGCGAACTCCGTCATACCCGTTAAGCTCAACACCACGCTTAGCTCCGCGACAGCGGTGAAGGGCGATCTTTTCACCGCCACGGTGGTTACAGACAACGGGGTGGACTACGGTTTGCCACCTGGCACCCGCATTGACGGTTACGTCGATGATGTACGTCGGCATGAGGGGAATCAGCCGGGAATGCTCGCATTGAGCTTTCGGCGCATTCGTCTGCCAGATGGCCGCACCTATCTCATTGACGGTGCGCTCATCGGCCTAGACAATAAGAGCGTGGAGAAGACCTCCGATGGTCGTCTCATCGCCACCCCAGGGCACACGGATAAGCGCTGGACCTATGTTGGCTACGGGGCTGGAGCCGGGCTGCTCGTCGGCCTGCTTACCAAGCATACCTTTGAGGATCTTCTCATCGGGGGCGGCTTGGGCTATCTGTTCGGCTCCTTGCAGAAATCTCACGCCACCGCACGTGACGTGGTTTTGAAATCGGGAACGGAGTTGGGAGTCCGATTAGACCGTGAAGTGGCTCTGAACATGGATGAGCAGAGCGGCTATCGTTTTCATGAGGAGGGCGATAGCCGGGCACGGCCAGCGGTTGAGCGCGAGGTCACTCCGATCACGAACACGTCCCACACCTACACGTCTGCAGCGAACATCGGCGTGCTCATTGGCAACCGGAACGTAGATTTCACCTCGAATGCAACGCCTGTGCGGGATGGAAAGGCCATTCTGGTGCCGGTACGTCCGGTGTTGGAAGCGGCGGGCATTCCTTTTAAGTTCGACGGTCGCGTGTTGCATGTGGATGCGACGGGGCGCACCGTGAGTCTGGCCGTGGGCAGCCGCGTCGCCATTGTGAACGATGGCGAGCGCAAGTTACTGGAAGCTCCGGCTCAGGTTTTGAACGGCACATTGTACGTGCCGATGCGTTTCTTTGAGAGCGTCACGGGGCAGCCGGTGCAGTACGATTCGGCGAGTCAGACCGTGATCATTCAGACCAGTTCCACGTCGGATATGTCCGATACGGGGAATTAG
- a CDS encoding aldose 1-epimerase family protein, with product MVALYGQSFTKEQLLTYVGDLSQIARVLPYRLQEGKEDGVYALDVFNGSGLRYTVLASRGMDISSASFNGCALAWRSATTDAHPAYFDHEGEGGRGWLRSFYGGLVVTCGLTYAGANGEDEGRLYGLHGRISNLPAYNVSYETRWEGDEYALTVRGKVREATVFGENLELTRTITTYLGSPSLHIHDEVANLGYRTTEHMILYHINIGFPIIADGARLIAPTLNATPRDADAEEDAERYAEFDAPKAGYREKVYFHQFPPQTDQVAVSLVNPNLQVGGVKGLGFRCRYRPSQLPRFSEWKMLDAGTYVVGLEPANCLVLGRAHERKAGTLQFLEPGEVRQYDITLDVLWGMEAIHDAEQECQHMLEAAGQPA from the coding sequence ATGGTCGCACTCTATGGGCAGTCCTTCACCAAAGAACAGTTGCTAACCTATGTTGGCGATCTATCGCAGATCGCGCGTGTCCTTCCCTACAGGCTGCAGGAAGGCAAAGAAGACGGAGTCTATGCGCTGGATGTCTTCAACGGTTCAGGGCTACGCTACACGGTGCTGGCCAGTCGAGGTATGGACATCTCTTCCGCCTCCTTCAACGGATGCGCGCTTGCCTGGCGCTCTGCCACAACCGATGCGCATCCGGCTTACTTCGATCACGAAGGGGAAGGAGGTCGCGGCTGGCTTCGCAGTTTTTATGGGGGGCTGGTGGTCACCTGTGGCCTTACCTACGCGGGCGCAAATGGCGAGGATGAAGGCCGGCTCTATGGGCTTCATGGGCGCATTAGCAACCTTCCCGCCTATAATGTCTCTTACGAAACCCGATGGGAAGGCGACGAGTATGCCCTGACGGTACGGGGCAAGGTACGGGAAGCCACCGTCTTCGGCGAAAACCTTGAGCTAACCCGCACGATAACCACCTATCTGGGCTCACCCTCCCTGCATATTCATGACGAAGTGGCGAATCTGGGCTATCGTACCACGGAACATATGATTCTCTATCATATCAACATCGGATTTCCTATCATCGCCGATGGCGCTCGCCTGATTGCCCCCACCCTCAACGCAACGCCTCGCGACGCCGATGCCGAAGAGGATGCCGAACGCTATGCCGAGTTCGATGCCCCCAAAGCGGGATATCGGGAAAAGGTCTATTTCCATCAGTTCCCACCCCAAACCGATCAGGTGGCCGTCTCTTTGGTAAACCCAAACCTACAGGTAGGGGGCGTCAAAGGGCTCGGCTTTCGGTGCCGTTACCGTCCGTCGCAGCTGCCGCGGTTTTCCGAGTGGAAAATGCTGGATGCCGGCACCTATGTGGTTGGGTTGGAACCGGCAAACTGTCTGGTGTTGGGGCGCGCCCATGAGCGCAAAGCGGGGACACTGCAGTTCCTCGAGCCGGGCGAGGTGCGCCAATACGACATCACGTTAGACGTCTTATGGGGCATGGAGGCGATTCACGACGCGGAACAAGAGTGCCAGCACATGCTCGAGGCCGCCGGGCAGCCGGCATGA
- a CDS encoding KdsC family phosphatase → MEESLRCKLRAVQVFAMDVDGVLTDGGLYFGSDGSELKRFHVHDGLGLVMLQQVGIRALWLSGRQHEGVRARASELGVYLVQGVHDKSGVLRDVLQGWGIDSGQVAYMGDDWNDYEVMRVVGVRLAPCDATERIKRFADYVTTRPGGHGAVREACELILEAQGRLEEAFGGYISGQ, encoded by the coding sequence ATGGAGGAGAGCTTACGTTGCAAGCTTAGGGCGGTTCAGGTGTTCGCCATGGACGTGGACGGTGTTTTGACCGACGGGGGCCTCTATTTTGGAAGTGACGGCAGCGAGTTGAAGCGGTTTCATGTCCACGACGGACTGGGGCTAGTGATGCTGCAGCAGGTTGGAATACGCGCGTTATGGCTATCGGGGCGGCAGCACGAAGGGGTAAGGGCAAGGGCATCGGAGTTAGGGGTCTACTTGGTGCAGGGAGTCCACGACAAATCTGGGGTGTTGCGAGACGTTTTGCAGGGGTGGGGTATAGATAGCGGTCAGGTAGCCTACATGGGGGATGATTGGAACGATTACGAGGTGATGCGGGTAGTTGGGGTACGGCTAGCGCCCTGTGATGCGACGGAGCGTATAAAGCGTTTCGCGGACTATGTGACGACTCGTCCTGGCGGTCACGGTGCGGTACGCGAGGCGTGCGAGTTAATTTTAGAGGCTCAGGGACGTTTAGAGGAGGCGTTCGGGGGATATATTTCGGGTCAATAA
- a CDS encoding metal-dependent hydrolase: MLARDTAITFLGHATLLVETPGHKRLLIDPWLRSNPACPAEWHSPSRLGKLDAILVTHLHADHVADFEEVIQANPDATVVGIIETVRFLTKKGAKKTEQLNIGGSILFDGIRITLTQAVHSNGGEDAHGNMVYGGFPTGFILKMENGFTFYVASDTGVFGDMALLKEIYAPELAFLPIGDRFTMGPLEAAHATKLLGVRHVVPYHYNSMPMLTGTVEEFQKHLRELLVNVNVHILQPGETLK, translated from the coding sequence ATGCTTGCTCGCGATACCGCGATCACTTTTCTGGGTCATGCCACGCTGCTCGTGGAAACGCCCGGACATAAACGCCTCCTCATCGATCCCTGGCTTCGCTCCAATCCCGCTTGCCCCGCCGAGTGGCACTCGCCTAGCCGGCTAGGAAAGCTCGATGCCATCCTGGTTACCCACCTTCACGCAGACCATGTGGCGGATTTCGAAGAGGTCATCCAGGCGAACCCGGACGCCACGGTGGTGGGCATTATTGAGACCGTACGCTTCTTGACAAAGAAAGGCGCCAAGAAAACCGAGCAGCTCAATATCGGCGGCAGTATCCTTTTCGATGGAATTCGCATTACCCTTACGCAGGCCGTTCACTCCAACGGTGGAGAAGACGCCCATGGCAACATGGTCTATGGAGGCTTCCCAACCGGCTTTATTCTTAAAATGGAGAACGGCTTTACCTTCTATGTCGCCTCGGATACCGGCGTATTTGGAGACATGGCGCTGCTAAAGGAGATCTATGCGCCCGAGTTGGCTTTCCTGCCTATCGGCGATCGCTTTACGATGGGCCCCTTAGAGGCGGCTCATGCGACCAAACTCCTTGGCGTTCGCCATGTCGTCCCCTATCACTACAACTCGATGCCCATGCTTACCGGAACCGTAGAAGAGTTCCAGAAGCATTTGAGAGAGTTGCTTGTTAACGTGAACGTTCACATCCTTCAACCCGGCGAGACCCTTAAATAA
- a CDS encoding restriction endonuclease, producing the protein MARRRKRRYDDSQSLLLVRISLAFILMAIFSQLVLLWLSSELFRCFLIFAVFVGLPALYFFVKVYPHWVRMERLRCLRLADVDTMSGHTFEHYVARLMEHQGFKTTVTKGSGDLGVDIIARKNGVSYAVQCKRSSDNIPRNAVSDAVAGKQHYGCQEAMVVTNWYFTSGAKELARSTHCVLVDRETLARWIQSFQRRTLAESNLQQTEGNGRISP; encoded by the coding sequence ATGGCCCGGCGACGAAAACGAAGATACGATGACTCTCAATCTTTGTTGCTGGTTAGGATCTCGTTAGCGTTTATTCTAATGGCCATTTTTTCACAACTGGTATTACTTTGGTTATCATCTGAACTGTTCCGTTGTTTTCTGATTTTCGCTGTTTTCGTCGGCCTGCCGGCTCTCTATTTCTTCGTTAAAGTCTATCCACATTGGGTGCGAATGGAACGCTTGCGGTGTCTGCGTCTGGCCGATGTAGACACTATGTCCGGTCACACATTCGAGCATTATGTTGCGCGGCTGATGGAACATCAAGGTTTCAAAACGACCGTTACCAAAGGTTCCGGTGACTTAGGTGTAGATATAATCGCACGCAAGAACGGCGTTAGTTATGCCGTGCAGTGCAAGCGGTCCAGTGACAATATTCCGAGAAATGCCGTTAGCGACGCTGTAGCCGGGAAACAGCACTACGGTTGTCAGGAAGCAATGGTTGTCACCAACTGGTATTTTACGTCGGGCGCAAAAGAGTTAGCGCGGTCTACGCATTGCGTACTCGTTGACCGCGAAACGTTAGCCCGATGGATACAAAGCTTTCAACGTCGCACCCTGGCAGAAAGTAACCTACAGCAGACCGAGGGAAACGGGAGAATATCACCATGA
- the miaA gene encoding tRNA (adenosine(37)-N6)-dimethylallyltransferase MiaA, translating to MDRPIIVITGPTAVGKTDVAMALAERVAGEIVNADSMQVYIGMDIGTAKPTPDQRQRIPFHLIDIVPPDYPFSVAEWKERALAAIADITARGKQAILCGGTGMYLRALLEDWNLAGTPRDPKLREQLHHEAQQQGRASLHARLQEVDPETAARLHPNDLVRVVRALEVYYLTGKPLSEWQRVNKAEARPLQARQFILTMPRPLLYQRIEQRVEAMLAAGWEEEVRQLLAQGYSPNLTSMQSLGYHELVCYITGKITREQAVELIKQNTRRFAKRQLTWFRAVPCAEWLSIENKEHAEVAEAIIQRLVTQDTTCAVC from the coding sequence ATGGATCGACCCATTATTGTCATCACAGGCCCCACGGCGGTCGGTAAGACCGATGTGGCCATGGCGCTTGCAGAGCGCGTGGCCGGAGAGATCGTAAATGCCGACTCGATGCAAGTCTACATTGGCATGGACATCGGTACCGCCAAACCCACCCCCGACCAACGACAGCGGATTCCCTTCCATCTCATAGATATCGTCCCGCCAGACTACCCTTTTAGCGTTGCCGAATGGAAAGAGCGTGCCCTTGCGGCCATTGCCGATATCACCGCGCGTGGCAAGCAGGCCATCTTATGCGGCGGCACGGGGATGTATCTTCGAGCCCTTTTGGAGGATTGGAACCTGGCGGGAACCCCCCGCGATCCGAAGCTTCGAGAACAGCTTCACCATGAGGCGCAACAGCAGGGGCGAGCTAGCTTACACGCTCGGCTGCAGGAGGTGGATCCGGAAACCGCAGCGCGCCTTCATCCAAACGACCTCGTACGAGTCGTCCGCGCGCTCGAGGTGTACTACCTAACAGGCAAACCGCTCTCTGAGTGGCAGCGCGTGAACAAAGCGGAGGCCAGACCGCTCCAGGCACGCCAGTTTATCCTTACCATGCCCCGGCCTCTCCTTTATCAACGCATTGAACAACGCGTGGAGGCCATGCTGGCGGCCGGTTGGGAGGAAGAGGTGCGTCAGCTGCTTGCACAAGGCTACTCCCCAAACCTTACCTCTATGCAATCGCTAGGGTACCATGAACTTGTATGTTATATAACGGGTAAAATAACGAGGGAGCAAGCCGTAGAACTCATTAAGCAAAATACCCGCCGCTTCGCCAAGAGACAGCTGACCTGGTTCCGTGCCGTTCCCTGTGCAGAGTGGCTTTCCATCGAAAATAAGGAGCATGCAGAGGTTGCAGAGGCCATTATCCAACGTCTAGTCACACAAGACACCACGTGCGCGGTGTGTTAA
- the hfq gene encoding RNA chaperone Hfq → MNKSPLNLQDMFLNQVRKENIGVTIYLIGGVQLRGHVRGFDAFTILLESVGKPTQLVYKHAVTSIVPARPVPNFYSEVHRELSGEKLEREQQPASTTTSQS, encoded by the coding sequence ATGAACAAATCACCATTAAACCTTCAGGATATGTTCCTGAATCAAGTTCGCAAAGAAAATATTGGAGTCACCATCTATCTCATCGGCGGAGTTCAATTAAGAGGACATGTGCGTGGTTTCGATGCCTTTACGATCCTGCTCGAATCGGTAGGCAAACCCACACAACTCGTTTACAAACATGCGGTTACCTCCATCGTCCCTGCCCGCCCCGTTCCTAACTTCTATTCGGAAGTGCATCGAGAACTCAGCGGCGAAAAACTGGAGCGAGAACAACAACCCGCTTCCACCACAACCTCACAAAGCTGA
- the dapF gene encoding diaminopimelate epimerase — protein MKFTKMHGIGNDFIVVNAIHQPIEEAMLPELSRRMNHRKFGIGGDGLILILPSRVADYRMRMFNPDGSEAEMCGNGIRCFAKYVYEHGLHPETQLKVETLAGIKNLKLQTRGGKVESVRVDMGTPRLRRSEIPMRGEDSEQVLNEPLKVEGQRFDITAVSMGNPHVVIFVDNIDHFPVSRFGPLIENHRAFPERTNVQFVQVCSPTEIILRTWERGAGETLACGTGACAAVVASVLNNKTTRHVLVHLPGGDLRIEWMGDQRVMMTGPAEEVFEGDFPI, from the coding sequence ATGAAATTCACAAAAATGCATGGCATTGGCAACGATTTTATCGTAGTAAATGCCATTCATCAGCCCATCGAAGAGGCGATGCTGCCGGAACTTAGCCGACGCATGAATCATCGTAAATTCGGCATTGGAGGGGATGGCCTCATCCTCATCTTGCCCTCTCGCGTGGCCGACTATCGCATGCGTATGTTCAATCCCGATGGCAGCGAGGCGGAGATGTGCGGCAACGGAATCCGCTGCTTTGCCAAATACGTCTATGAGCACGGCCTCCACCCAGAGACCCAACTGAAGGTGGAGACGCTAGCCGGCATCAAGAACCTTAAACTACAAACCCGAGGCGGCAAGGTGGAATCCGTACGCGTGGATATGGGAACCCCGCGCCTGAGGCGTTCCGAGATTCCCATGCGCGGCGAAGATAGCGAACAGGTGCTTAATGAACCGCTGAAGGTGGAAGGACAACGTTTCGATATCACGGCCGTCTCTATGGGAAACCCTCATGTGGTTATCTTTGTGGACAACATAGACCACTTTCCTGTATCTCGATTCGGCCCGCTCATAGAAAACCATCGGGCGTTCCCCGAGCGCACAAACGTTCAGTTCGTCCAGGTGTGCAGCCCAACCGAGATCATCCTGCGGACATGGGAACGCGGAGCTGGCGAAACGCTTGCCTGCGGCACGGGCGCCTGCGCCGCGGTCGTGGCCTCTGTCCTGAATAATAAAACCACACGCCACGTGCTCGTTCATCTGCCCGGAGGTGACCTGCGCATTGAATGGATGGGCGACCAACGTGTTATGATGACCGGCCCAGCGGAAGAGGTGTTCGAAGGCGATTTTCCAATCTAA
- a CDS encoding FGGY-family carbohydrate kinase gives MSDYVIGVDVGTGSARAGIFDLRGKLLAMAAEPIQIWRPRPLHVEQSSEDIWRAVSIAVRTCCQRAGCRPEEVRGISFDATCSLVVLGDQDRPLPVNFEGDANRNIIVWMDHRALAEAEEINAGHYEVLRYVGWKISPEMETPKLLWLKRHLPDTWQKARRFFDLADYLTYRATGNDTRSFCTVVCKWTYLGHSGENGTWDRNYFSAIGLEDVLERDLAGHVIRPMGSPLGKLLPQAAADLGLTTECRVGVGIIDAHAGGIGLLGAVWEEGEPLDPARLDTALAYIGGTSGCHMAVSQEPRFLQGVWGPYYSAMIPGMWLIEAGQSSAGSAIDQAVIDHANAPSLQAEAAERGCTPHEILNSYLLTQANDSHWALLSKDVHILPFYLGNRSPYADPHARAVLDGLTLDNSIHSQALRYLATIQGVCSVDYLVIKALNEAGFNIGTLFVTGGITKNPLWLQTLADATGLPCVLPAEEEAVLLGTAILAAVGSQAYPDVLTAMRAMCHRGRVVQPNLTLKPYYEARHRIVENLYQQQVAHRNLMKPFEADSA, from the coding sequence ATGAGTGACTATGTCATCGGTGTAGATGTCGGCACAGGTAGCGCACGTGCGGGGATCTTTGACCTTCGTGGCAAACTCCTCGCAATGGCCGCTGAGCCGATACAGATTTGGCGGCCTCGCCCACTCCACGTAGAGCAGTCTTCAGAGGATATCTGGAGGGCGGTTTCTATCGCCGTGCGCACCTGCTGCCAACGCGCTGGATGTCGGCCTGAAGAGGTTCGAGGCATCAGCTTCGATGCCACCTGCTCGCTCGTGGTGCTCGGCGATCAAGATAGACCCCTGCCTGTGAACTTTGAGGGAGATGCCAACCGCAACATCATCGTATGGATGGATCATCGCGCGCTTGCCGAGGCGGAAGAGATCAACGCAGGACACTATGAGGTTCTCCGCTACGTCGGGTGGAAGATCTCCCCGGAGATGGAGACGCCCAAACTGCTTTGGTTAAAGCGACATCTGCCAGACACGTGGCAAAAGGCTCGTCGCTTCTTCGATCTTGCCGACTATCTTACCTATCGCGCCACAGGCAACGACACACGCAGCTTCTGCACCGTCGTCTGTAAATGGACCTACCTTGGACACAGTGGCGAGAACGGCACATGGGATCGCAACTACTTTAGCGCCATTGGCCTTGAAGATGTTTTGGAGCGAGACCTTGCCGGCCACGTCATTCGTCCCATGGGAAGCCCGCTGGGCAAGCTGTTGCCACAAGCGGCCGCGGATCTGGGCCTAACCACTGAATGTCGCGTGGGAGTGGGAATCATTGATGCCCACGCTGGTGGCATTGGGCTGCTCGGCGCCGTTTGGGAAGAGGGCGAGCCCCTCGATCCCGCCCGTCTTGATACGGCCCTCGCCTACATCGGAGGCACAAGCGGATGCCACATGGCGGTCTCACAAGAGCCCCGTTTTCTGCAGGGCGTGTGGGGCCCTTACTACAGCGCCATGATCCCGGGCATGTGGCTGATCGAAGCAGGCCAAAGCTCGGCAGGGAGCGCTATAGACCAAGCGGTCATCGATCATGCCAACGCCCCCTCCTTGCAGGCCGAGGCCGCGGAGCGCGGCTGCACCCCCCATGAAATTCTTAACTCCTATCTTCTAACACAGGCCAATGACAGCCATTGGGCGCTTCTTAGCAAAGACGTCCACATCCTTCCGTTCTATCTCGGAAATCGCTCGCCCTACGCCGATCCGCATGCGCGCGCAGTGCTCGATGGATTGACCCTCGATAACTCGATCCACTCGCAGGCCCTGCGCTACCTAGCCACCATACAGGGCGTTTGCTCGGTGGACTATCTTGTTATTAAAGCGCTTAATGAGGCCGGCTTCAACATAGGCACGCTCTTTGTAACCGGCGGCATTACGAAAAACCCGCTCTGGCTGCAGACATTGGCCGACGCTACCGGCCTTCCCTGCGTCCTACCCGCCGAAGAGGAGGCCGTGCTGCTTGGAACCGCGATCTTGGCAGCAGTGGGCTCGCAAGCCTATCCGGATGTCTTAACCGCCATGCGCGCCATGTGCCACCGTGGGCGCGTGGTGCAGCCGAACCTCACGCTTAAACCCTACTATGAGGCGCGCCATCGCATTGTTGAAAACCTTTATCAACAACAGGTTGCCCATCGTAACCTGATGAAACCTTTTGAAGCTGACTCAGCATGA